A single window of Sphingobacteriales bacterium DNA harbors:
- the clpP gene encoding ATP-dependent Clp endopeptidase proteolytic subunit ClpP, protein MNLGNEFRKYATQHHGLSSVYVDQFIDTNITNLTPNIIEERPMNVAALDVFSRLMMDRIIFMGTAIDDYVSNIIMAQLLFLQSTDKTRDVQIYINSPGGSVYAGLGIYDTMQYIQPDVATVCTGMAASMAAVLLCAGAKGKRSALKHSRVMIHQPMGGAQGQASEIEITYKQITILKKELYNIISEHSGQPFDKVEKDSDRDYWMIADEAKEYGMIDEVLIRKK, encoded by the coding sequence ATGAATTTAGGTAATGAATTTAGAAAGTATGCCACACAGCATCATGGCTTATCAAGTGTATATGTAGATCAATTTATTGATACTAATATCACCAACCTTACACCAAACATCATTGAAGAAAGACCAATGAATGTAGCAGCATTAGATGTTTTTTCCAGATTAATGATGGACAGAATTATCTTTATGGGCACAGCAATCGATGATTACGTTTCAAACATCATCATGGCTCAATTATTATTTCTTCAATCAACAGACAAAACACGTGATGTACAAATTTACATCAATTCACCAGGTGGAAGTGTTTATGCTGGATTAGGAATTTACGATACTATGCAATACATTCAGCCAGATGTAGCAACTGTTTGTACAGGTATGGCAGCATCTATGGCAGCAGTATTATTGTGTGCTGGTGCAAAAGGAAAGCGTTCTGCGCTAAAGCACTCAAGAGTAATGATTCATCAACCAATGGGCGGCGCACAAGGTCAAGCATCAGAAATTGAAATCACATACAAACAAATTACAATTCTTAAAAAAGAATTATACAACATCATATCTGAGCATTCAGGACAACCATTTGATAAAGTAGAGAAAGATAGCGATAGAGATTATTGGATGATTG
- the tig gene encoding trigger factor — translation MNITKKNTDEVNAILQVEISKEDYLPAVDKALQDYRKKATLKGFRVGHVPINLIKKMYGNAILFEEINKTTSQALNKYITEEKLDILGQPLPTEKNNEVQIDIYNPSDVTFDFEIGLAPDFSLPDLKSINITNKKIEVSEETVDKEINDIAQRYGDAETPEDATVQDKDILTIDINELDGDNIKENGLQNTTVINEDMIVDKTIRKKLAKMKVGSSFKADIFKLLDRDREQIIHHILGVKNEGNHNHDDITDNYEVTITKISRIKKAEIGQALFDKVYGEGVVASEEEFRNKIKQEIVGYVEQTQQNGLKDSVYKNLIDTTTIQLPEAFLKKFIKASNEKPISDEQIDTEFPGFEKGLKWNLITAKIAKDNDIKIEFDEVKAHSKEQIRKQFGMYAGPSGIDDKTLDMLNDNMLKKDEHVRKSYDSALEQKLFDYLLSQVKITDEVITFEDFINQSK, via the coding sequence ATGAACATTACCAAAAAAAACACAGACGAAGTAAATGCAATTTTACAAGTAGAAATTAGTAAAGAAGATTATCTACCAGCAGTTGATAAGGCACTACAAGATTATAGAAAAAAAGCTACACTAAAAGGATTCAGAGTAGGGCATGTTCCTATCAATCTTATTAAAAAAATGTATGGTAATGCTATTCTATTTGAAGAAATTAATAAAACAACTAGCCAAGCATTAAACAAATATATAACTGAAGAAAAACTAGATATTCTAGGACAACCATTGCCAACTGAAAAAAACAATGAAGTTCAAATTGATATCTACAATCCAAGTGATGTAACTTTTGACTTTGAAATTGGACTAGCTCCAGATTTTTCATTGCCTGATTTAAAATCAATCAATATTACAAACAAAAAGATTGAAGTATCTGAAGAAACTGTAGACAAAGAAATTAATGATATTGCTCAAAGATATGGCGATGCAGAAACACCAGAAGATGCAACAGTACAAGATAAAGATATTCTGACAATTGATATTAACGAGTTAGATGGCGATAATATCAAAGAAAATGGTCTGCAAAATACAACTGTCATCAATGAAGATATGATTGTGGACAAAACTATTAGAAAAAAACTAGCTAAAATGAAAGTTGGTAGTAGTTTTAAAGCTGATATTTTTAAATTATTAGATAGAGATAGAGAGCAAATTATTCATCATATACTTGGTGTGAAAAACGAAGGAAATCATAATCATGATGATATTACTGACAATTACGAAGTAACTATAACTAAAATTTCTAGGATCAAAAAAGCAGAAATAGGACAAGCATTATTTGATAAAGTTTATGGCGAAGGTGTTGTCGCATCAGAAGAAGAGTTTAGAAATAAGATAAAACAAGAGATAGTTGGTTATGTAGAGCAAACACAGCAAAATGGTTTGAAAGATAGTGTCTACAAAAACCTTATTGACACAACGACAATACAACTACCTGAAGCATTTTTAAAGAAATTTATCAAAGCAAGTAATGAGAAGCCTATCAGCGATGAGCAGATAGATACAGAATTTCCAGGTTTTGAAAAAGGACTAAAATGGAACTTAATTACAGCAAAAATAGCTAAAGATAACGACATCAAAATTGAGTTTGATGAAGTAAAAGCACATTCAAAAGAGCAAATCCGCAAACAATTTGGAATGTATGCTGGACCATCTGGCATAGATGACAAAACCTTAGACATGCTTAATGATAATATGCTTAAAAAAGATGAGCATGTCAGAAAGTCATATGATTCTGCATTGGAACAAAAATTGTTTGATTATTTATTATCTCAAGTGAAAATTACAGATGAAGTAATTACATTTGAAGATTTTATTAATCAATCAAAATAA